The window GCATAAAAAGGGATAATCGTTTATGCACATCTTCACAATACCAGGCAACTTTTTTTGCCAGTGCTTCGGCATCATCATTATGAGATTGTGATGCGAAATGTATTGAGAAGTGGTCAGTTTCCAAAGTATACCATTTTAGTTTTGGGTCAAGTTTGGGCAGGGGCAAGAATTGACTTATTGCTAAACTCACGAAGATTAGATAAGACATTATTAGATACTCGTAATTCTTTTGATTAAAATTGTTGCATAACTTCCCTTAGGCAGAAAGAACGACACAGTTTGTTTGTATTTCTTCGGATATAAATCATCATTCATTGGTTCAGTTATTGTTATATTTTTTGGTAAGACAATGGCTTTTCGTTCATACGGCTTAAAAAATAGTCCTTTGATACCCAAATGGATTTTTAGGTCTTTTAATGAGATATTTTGATTAATTTCTCTTGATTCTTCTGAAAGCACTTGTTCCATTGCGGATTTTATTTCGGCATAGTGAGACTTTGATTTATGTTTTTCAGTTGGGATTGCCGAGTTGGAGAAGTTATTAAAATCTGCCAAGGTTAATTTATAACTTGGCGCCGGAACTACTAAATCCCTTAGATAATTAAATTCCGCAGAAGAAAGTTTCTCATAAAAATATAGTTCGCCAAAACGATATTTTACTGAAAAATATTTTATCTTCCGATTTTGGATTAATTTTTTTAAGGTCTCATTCCACAGATATGCCTGATAAGCATTAATAAACATTTCCAATAAGTCCCGTCTAATAGTCTTAATTGCACCCTTAAAATCTTTGGGATGTTCTTGAAGATAGTGTAAAGGATATCGGAATTGACCTAAATCATAAGGCGCCTTGAGGCACTTTTGCCAATTGCCCCAGTTTTCTAAAAGATATTTTTTAAGTCTTCGGGTTTTACTATCATCAAATTTTGATGGTGTTGCCAAATAGAGTTTCAGGGCACCATTATAATGTTGGAAAATCAATTTCTGGGCAATAAACCCTTTTTGGGCTCGACCCGAACCCATCCTCTGCTCATCATAATAATTAGGAAAACCATAAGTCTTAATTACTTTTAGATTTTGGTTGATATATTCAATCTCTTTTTGATTAAGGTCTCGTATTGTTATCTGAAAAGCATTGCCCAATAAAGAATTGATAGTAATCGGTTCAGGTGATGTGCCCACAAAAGATAACTTAAAATTCTTTTCGGCAATATCTAATTTTTCCAAGTTTTTAATTGAAATAAATTGAATGGAATGACTGTAACGGTCTTTGATGCCAGCCCGACCAATATCTTTTAATCTATATTTCCGGGATAAATAATCCAGTAAATCAAAAGTATCCCAAAATTTCTTTTCCAGTTTATAAATTGCATAAGGACCAGATTGATTAAAAGATATGTTGACTTTTTCTTCAACATAAAAGTCATCAGGCAAGCATTTAATCTTCATTTTAATCTGATTGGATTATGAGCGCTTGAAAAGTTGCACTAAATATAAGATAATTCCCGCAATAGTAAAAGCGAGGATAGCGATAATATTATCATCGGTATCAATAAACCTCGCTGTAATCAATTTTGGCAGAGGTTTTGATTATAACCGAGTATTTCTAATAATCAATAAAATTCCGATACCAATAAAAAGTAAGCCCGAGATAATATGA of the candidate division WOR-3 bacterium genome contains:
- the truD gene encoding tRNA pseudouridine(13) synthase TruD; protein product: MKIKCLPDDFYVEEKVNISFNQSGPYAIYKLEKKFWDTFDLLDYLSRKYRLKDIGRAGIKDRYSHSIQFISIKNLEKLDIAEKNFKLSFVGTSPEPITINSLLGNAFQITIRDLNQKEIEYINQNLKVIKTYGFPNYYDEQRMGSGRAQKGFIAQKLIFQHYNGALKLYLATPSKFDDSKTRRLKKYLLENWGNWQKCLKAPYDLGQFRYPLHYLQEHPKDFKGAIKTIRRDLLEMFINAYQAYLWNETLKKLIQNRKIKYFSVKYRFGELYFYEKLSSAEFNYLRDLVVPAPSYKLTLADFNNFSNSAIPTEKHKSKSHYAEIKSAMEQVLSEESREINQNISLKDLKIHLGIKGLFFKPYERKAIVLPKNITITEPMNDDLYPKKYKQTVSFFLPKGSYATILIKRITSI